In the Acidaminococcales bacterium genome, ATTTTATCCTGACAATGGAATTTGTGCCCCAAGAGGGCGTTTCCGTTTCCGAATTGTTCGCCGGCATGGTCGACATAACGATTGACCTTTATTGCTCTTTGGTGGGGCGCGGCGCGCCCAAAATAAGAAAAACGGCTCTTCGCCTGCCTTTGGAAGAGATCCGTGACGGCGCGGCAAAGGGGATGAAACTATGAAGGTTGTGCCGGTAAAGACCAGGATATTGACGGAACGGGACGATATCGTCAAGGCTGTCGCCGAATATACGCGTGGACAGGTTGAAGCCGACGACGTCATAGCCGTGGCGGAAAGCGTCCTCGCGATCACGCAGGGGCGGGCAAAACGCCCGGAGGACATGCGGCCGTGTTTCCTCGCCAAAATCCTCTGCCGCTTCTTCCCGCAAAAAGGCAGCCTTTCCGCCCGGCACAGTATGCAGGCGCTCATGGAGGAAGAAGGGCGGCTGCGGGTATTGTGCGCTTTCGTCGCCGGGTTTCTGGCCAAACTGGCGGGAAGGCCCGGCGTGTTTTACCAACTGGCGGGCGAACAGGCCAGGCTTATTGACGACGTTACAGGAACCATGCCGCCTTTTGACAAGCATATAGTTTACGGGCCGAGAGATTCCGACAAAGCGGCCGAATCCATCCGTATCGCCACCGGCTGCCGCGGCGCGGCGATCGTCGACGCGAACGATTTGCAGCGGGCGGCGGTGCTGGGCGTTTCCGCCGGCCTTGACGCCAAAGGGCTGGAAACAATTTTGCGGGACAATCCTTTCGGCAACGACAGCCAGAAAACGCCGATCGTGATCATCAAAGATTACGCGGCGTAATGCTGTCCACCGGAGGGAAACCGCCTATTTTGATTTTTTGGGGGTGGCCAGGTTGCTGCTGGGAATAGATGTCGGCGGCACGTTTACCGATGCCGTGATCATTGAAAACGAACGGGTGCTTTATAGCGCAAAACGCCACACCACGCACGGCAATGTCGCCGAGGGCCTGCTCGCGGCGCTGGACGGCGTGCTGGAAGGCTCCGGTGCGGCCGGCAAGCTGAAACGGGCGGCGATCTCCACCACTTTGGTTACCAACGCCATAGCGACAGGCCAATTGCCGAAAGTCAATATATTCGCCGTGCCGGGTCCGGGGTTTGACTGCCGGAAAGCTTTTCCGGCGCCGCCTGTCGTTATTGACGGCTATACGGATCACCGCGGCCATAATGTACACTACGCAAAACTGCCGGCTACGGCCGGCGGCTTTCTTGCCGGCGCCCCGGCGGTAGTGTCGGCCAAGTTTTCCGTCCGCAATCCCGAAAGCGAACTGGCCCTTGAGCGGGAGTTGAAAGCGCGCGGCGTCAAGGACGTCGTTACCGGCCACAGCATGTCCGGCCTCTTAGGGTTCATCCGGCGTACCAATTCCGCTTATTACACGGCGGCCACGCTGGATTTGTGCGCCGGTTTTTTTGCGGCCGTCCGGGAGGGGCTTAAAAAGCGCGCGATACACGCGCCTTTGTATGTGCTTAAAGCCGATGGCGGAACCATGCCGGAAAATTTGGCCGGAAGATACACGGCCGAAACATATTTTACCGGCCCGGCCGCCAGCGCGGTGGGGATAAAGGCGCTTGTCAATCCCGCTCGGCGGGCTGTTTCGCTTGATATAGGCGGCACGACTACCGACATAGCTTTCTGGGAGGGCAACCGGCCGCTTTTCGGCAAGCGCGGGGCGAAAATAAACGGATATCCAACCGCGGTGCGGGCGCTGCATCTTTCTTCCGTGCCGGTCGGCGGCGACAGCTGCCTCAAGCGGACGGAAAGCGGGATCGCGATTGGCCCCGGGCGGGTGGGCCCGGCCATGGCCTTGGGCGGATCCGTGCCTACCCTGACGGACGCCTTTTTGCTTTTGCGGTTTGACGATTTTGGCGACGTGGAAAAAGCGCGTTCGGCAATGCGCAGCCTTGCGCGGCCGGGCGAGGCGCCGGAGGCGGTCGCGGGCGAAGCGGTGCGGGCGGCCGCCGGCAAAATAGTCGCGGTGATCAGGGAAATGATCGAAGAATACGCGCTGGAACCGGTGTATCGCGTCGAGGACGTTATAAAAGCCCACAAATTCGCCCCGGAACTGGTAATCGGCATCGGCGGCGCGGCCAAAGGGCTTGTGCCGGAAATAGCCGGGCAGCTTGGCCTGCCGTTTGACATTCCGGCGGCCGCCTTGGTGGCCAACGCCGTGGGCGCGGCGGTAGCGCGCCCGACTATTTTAGGCGTACTCCGGGCGGATACCGCGCTGGGCCGCTGCATACTGCCGCAAGCGGCGCAGGGCATGGACATTGACCGTAAATTCTCCGTCCGGGACGGGGAGATCCTGCTCACGGAGTGGCTGCGCCGAGAAGCGCAAAACGGCGGCGTGGAGTTTCACGGCGCGGAAACGCTCTGGCAGGAGCAATTCCCCGTAATCCGGGACGGCTGGCAAAGCGGCAATATAATCAACATAGCCATGCAACTTACGCCGGGCGTATTTTTTACTGTGAAAGGAGCTGGCGGACAATGACGGCACCTTTGGGCCTGGTATTTTTCCCGGCGGTGGACTGGATGATTTCCGAAACGCATCCAGAGCGGCAGGAACGGCTTATTTACACCTACGATCAGATCGTGGAGGAAGGGCTTCTCGATCTTGCCGCGATAAGGGAATACAAACCGCGCGTGGCCGGGCGGCGCGACATAGAAAGAACGCACATCGTTGTGCCCGACCTTAACAACATCGTAACCGACGCTCATTTAGTCTCGGCCGGCGGGACCTTGACGGCGGCCGACGCAGTCATGAAAGGGGAAGTAAAAAGGGCTTTCGCGCTGGTGCGCCCGCCGGGGCACCACGCTATGCGGGTGGCGCACGGCATAAGGGGTTTCTGCACTATTAACATAGAGGCGATCATGATTGATTATCTGCGGAAAACTTACGGCGCCGGCCGCATAGCCGTAGTGGATACGGACGTGCATCACGGCGACGGGACGCAGGAGATATTTTATCACGACCCTGACACGCTTTTTATATCCTTTCACCAGGACGGGCACACGCTTTACCCCGGCAGCGGATTTATGGAGGAAGCGGGCAGCCCTTACGCTTTCGGCGCGACCATCAACCTGCCCCTTTTGCCGGAAACGGGCGATGTGGGCGTACATCTTTTGTTCGACGAACTTATCCGGCCGATACTGGACGATTTTCAGCCGGACATCCTGATAAATTCCGCCGGGCAGGACAATCATTACACCGACATGCTGGCCTCCATGCAGGTTACGGCGCAGGGCTACGCCCGCCTGGCCGACAAACTGAAAGCTGATATAGCGGTGCTGGAAGGCGGCTACTCGATAGAGGCGGCCCTGCCTTATGTCAATACCGGCATAGTGCTGGCCATGGCCGGTCTGGATTATTCGCGCGTGCTGGAACCCGACCGGCGGGATTTGCGCCCGGAAGGCAAGCACACGGCGGCGCGCGTCGCCCAGCTTGTCAGCGACGGCCGGGCGCTCTGGTCGGCGCGCGGCAAGCTTAAAGCCGAAAAGATCGCTAAAGCCGGCTCTTCCTGGACGAGAAAAAAACCGATCTATTACGATACGGACGGGATACGCGAGATGCAGACGGAAACCGCCTTTTACTGCCCCAAATGCCCCGGGTACCTTACTATCGACAGTTCGGCGCGGGGCAGCTATTTCGGGGAGCAGTCGGCCTTTATCGCGGTTGTTTGGGCGGCAAGCTGCCCGGATTGCGCCAAACGCGCCTATGACGCGGTGCTGCGCGCCAAAAAGCAAGGCGGGCATGATTACTTTTTTGTGCAGGACAAGGCCAAAGACCTGTTGGAAAGGATATAAATGCGGACTGACCCAAAAGAGCGCGGCCGCCGGCGCGATCTGACAGCAAGGCCGGACGGCGCCGCTAAACCCGCTATAAAGAAATTGCTGGCGGCGACCGGCAATGCCGGCAAAGCGCGCGAATTCGCGCGCCTGCTGAAAAACCGGCCTTTTTCCCTGCTGACACTGGCCGATTGGCCGGATATCGCCGCGCCGGAGGAAACCGGCCTGACCTTTCTGGAAAACGCCAAAGCAAAAGCCGGCTATTACGCCCGGCTGACCGGCGAATGTTGCGTAGCGGACGATTCCGGGCTGGAGGTGTACGCGCTCGGCGGCGCGCCGGGCGTCATGTCCGCCCGCTACGCCGGGGAAAAGGCGGATGACGAAGAAAACAACCGGCTTTTGCTGCAAAACATGGCGGACAAGGACGACCGCGCCTGCCGTTTTGTTTGCGCTGTCGCCTTATCTGACGCGGCCGGCGGCATAATATTCAGCGCCGTAGGCGAAACCGAAGGGACATTGCTGCGGGAAGGCCGCGGCGGCGAAGGGTTTGGCTATGACCCGCTTTTTTTCGTTCCGGCGCTGGGGAAAACGCTGGCCGAGGCAAGCCCGCAGGAAAAGGACGCGATCAGCCACCGCGGACGGGCGCTGGCCGCGCTGCTGGAATTTCTGCAATCTTCGCGCTTGGCGGGCGGCGCCGGCGCGGATTAATAATTTAATGCTCCCGGATTAAAACAAGGCGGCAAATTGGCCGCAAAGCAAAGACAGCATGTTTTTTGTCCGGAAACGGTACCAAGGACGCGCAAAGACCCGGAGGGCTCTGAGGATGTTTATCGGCGTAACCGGCGACACTCACGGCGATACGGCGGCGCTAAGGACGCTGGCGGCGCAAAAGGGCGTTGCCGAATGGCTGCACACCGGCGATTTTTGCCGCGACGCCCGCCTTTTGCAAGAACTGTCAGGCCTGCCGGTAAAAGCGGTAGCGGGCAACAACGACTTTGCGCCCGATCGTTTCGCTTACAACAAAATGCTTTTAAGGGGCGGCTGTAAAATATGGCTGACGCACGGGCATAACTGCTGGGACCTTTTGGCGGAAAACCAGCGGATGAACGCCGACATAATCGTTTACGGGCACACGCATGTCCCGGACATCTTCCGGCGCGAAGGCATATTGTTCATAAACCCCGGCAGCCCGGCTTTCCCGAGGCGCGGCAGCGCCAAAGGCTACGCCTTGCTGACGGCGGCCGAAGGCAAGCCGCCCGCCGCGCGTTTTGTCGCCTTGCCCGCTTTATAATAAATTAACTTGTAATAAAGCATTTATAAAGATAAAATTAACATAACAATAAAAATTTATATTTGGAAAATGCAGGAGGCAAATTATGGGGCTGAAAGAGGATGCGTTGAGGTACCATGCGGAACATACGGGGATTTTGGGGGTAGCGTCAAAGGTCAAGCTGACCAACAGGGAGGAATTGGGCCTGGCTTATACGCCGGGCGTGGCGGAGCCTTGCAAGGTGATAAAGGAAGATCCGGAACAGTCGTTTGCCTTGACTTGCCGCGGCAACATGATCGCCGTAATCAGCGACGGCACGCGGGTGCTCGGATTGGGCGACATAGGCGCGGTCGCCGCCATGCCGGTCATGGAAGGCAAAGCCGTGCTGTTTAAATCCTTTGCCGACGTGGACGCCGTGCCTATTTGCGTCGACAGCAAGGACCCGGAAGAAATCATCAGGACGGTCAGGCTTTTGCAGCCGTCTTTCGCCGGTATCAACTTAGAGGATTTCTCCTCCCCTAAATGTTACGACATAGAAGACCGGCTCAAAGAAATCATGGACATACCGGTGTTTCACGACGACCAGCACGGAACGGCGATCGCCGTTTTGTCCGGCGTCGTCGCCGGCCTGCGGTTCGTGCGGAAAGATCTAAAGACCGCCCGCGTCGTGGTGAATGGCTGCGGGGCGGCCGGCAGCGCGGTTGCGCGTCTGCTGGTCCGTATGGGCGCCGAGAACGTCCTGTCCGTGGATTCTTGCGGCATACTTTATGACGGTATGGACGCCGGGCTTAACAGAATTCAACTGGAAGTCGCGAAAAACACCAACAAAGGCAAAATCAAAGGCGATTTAGTCACGGCGGCCAAGGGGGCCGACGTACTCATAGGCCTGTCCGGGCCGCGCCTTTTCACCAAAGGGCTTATGCAAACCATGAACAAGGGCGCCGTGGTGTTCGGCTGCGCCAATCCCGTGCCGGAGATAGATTATGACGAGGCCAAAGCCGCCGGGGTCAAAGTGGCGGGAACCGGCCTTTCCGTCCATCCCAACCAGATAAATAATGTAATGGTGTTCCCGGGGCTGTTTCGCGGCGCGCTTGACGTCAGGGCCCGCCGGGTAACGGAGGAAATGAAAATCGCGGCGGTCTACGCCCTGGCCAATCTGGTAGATGAAAAAGAACTGCGCGAGGATTATGTGGTGGCGGACGCTTTTGACCCGAGAGTGGCGCCGACTTTGGCCGCGGCCGTGGCCAAAGCCGCCGCAGAG is a window encoding:
- a CDS encoding histone deacetylase, with the protein product MTAPLGLVFFPAVDWMISETHPERQERLIYTYDQIVEEGLLDLAAIREYKPRVAGRRDIERTHIVVPDLNNIVTDAHLVSAGGTLTAADAVMKGEVKRAFALVRPPGHHAMRVAHGIRGFCTINIEAIMIDYLRKTYGAGRIAVVDTDVHHGDGTQEIFYHDPDTLFISFHQDGHTLYPGSGFMEEAGSPYAFGATINLPLLPETGDVGVHLLFDELIRPILDDFQPDILINSAGQDNHYTDMLASMQVTAQGYARLADKLKADIAVLEGGYSIEAALPYVNTGIVLAMAGLDYSRVLEPDRRDLRPEGKHTAARVAQLVSDGRALWSARGKLKAEKIAKAGSSWTRKKPIYYDTDGIREMQTETAFYCPKCPGYLTIDSSARGSYFGEQSAFIAVVWAASCPDCAKRAYDAVLRAKKQGGHDYFFVQDKAKDLLERI
- a CDS encoding coenzyme F420-0:L-glutamate ligase; the encoded protein is MKVVPVKTRILTERDDIVKAVAEYTRGQVEADDVIAVAESVLAITQGRAKRPEDMRPCFLAKILCRFFPQKGSLSARHSMQALMEEEGRLRVLCAFVAGFLAKLAGRPGVFYQLAGEQARLIDDVTGTMPPFDKHIVYGPRDSDKAAESIRIATGCRGAAIVDANDLQRAAVLGVSAGLDAKGLETILRDNPFGNDSQKTPIVIIKDYAA
- a CDS encoding metallophosphoesterase, yielding MFIGVTGDTHGDTAALRTLAAQKGVAEWLHTGDFCRDARLLQELSGLPVKAVAGNNDFAPDRFAYNKMLLRGGCKIWLTHGHNCWDLLAENQRMNADIIVYGHTHVPDIFRREGILFINPGSPAFPRRGSAKGYALLTAAEGKPPAARFVALPAL
- the rdgB gene encoding RdgB/HAM1 family non-canonical purine NTP pyrophosphatase gives rise to the protein MRTDPKERGRRRDLTARPDGAAKPAIKKLLAATGNAGKAREFARLLKNRPFSLLTLADWPDIAAPEETGLTFLENAKAKAGYYARLTGECCVADDSGLEVYALGGAPGVMSARYAGEKADDEENNRLLLQNMADKDDRACRFVCAVALSDAAGGIIFSAVGETEGTLLREGRGGEGFGYDPLFFVPALGKTLAEASPQEKDAISHRGRALAALLEFLQSSRLAGGAGAD
- a CDS encoding NADP-dependent malic enzyme; this encodes MGLKEDALRYHAEHTGILGVASKVKLTNREELGLAYTPGVAEPCKVIKEDPEQSFALTCRGNMIAVISDGTRVLGLGDIGAVAAMPVMEGKAVLFKSFADVDAVPICVDSKDPEEIIRTVRLLQPSFAGINLEDFSSPKCYDIEDRLKEIMDIPVFHDDQHGTAIAVLSGVVAGLRFVRKDLKTARVVVNGCGAAGSAVARLLVRMGAENVLSVDSCGILYDGMDAGLNRIQLEVAKNTNKGKIKGDLVTAAKGADVLIGLSGPRLFTKGLMQTMNKGAVVFGCANPVPEIDYDEAKAAGVKVAGTGLSVHPNQINNVMVFPGLFRGALDVRARRVTEEMKIAAVYALANLVDEKELREDYVVADAFDPRVAPTLAAAVAKAAAEQGVARFKVDAREVYDNTLARVKKLRGE